In one Streptomyces marincola genomic region, the following are encoded:
- a CDS encoding hemolysin family protein codes for MTEILLLLVALALVLACAVFVAAEFSLTTLERGELERAARAGERGAEGALAAVRRLTFQLSGAQLGITVTSLVIGMLAEPSIATLLRGPLESAGLGDASGPVATVLGVVLSTIVLMVIGELVPKNWAISRPLAVAKVVAGPQRGFTAAFGPLIRHLNTMANHLVRRAGLEPAEELASARTPQELVALARHSAAQGVLPPDSAELFVRTLNLSELTAQNVMTPRVDVHALPVSATAAEAAALTRSTGHSRFPVYRDILDEVVGTVHIKDVLALEASERATTPVTRLMKQPLPVPDTLPVDRLLDQLRGASSMALVIDEYGGTAGVATLEDIIEEVVGEVRDEHDPVETPDLAPAGAGHWNADGGLRVDELAAIGLSVPDGPYETVAGLLAALLGRIPETGDTAEVEGWRLTVLATAHHRADRVRVTAPSDTTTGDPR; via the coding sequence GTGACCGAAATCCTGCTGCTGCTCGTGGCGCTCGCGCTCGTGCTCGCCTGCGCCGTGTTCGTCGCCGCCGAGTTCTCCCTGACCACCCTGGAGCGCGGTGAGCTGGAACGCGCCGCGCGCGCCGGTGAACGCGGCGCGGAGGGCGCCCTCGCGGCCGTGCGCCGCCTCACCTTCCAGCTCTCCGGCGCCCAGCTCGGCATCACGGTGACCTCGCTGGTCATCGGCATGCTCGCCGAGCCGTCCATCGCCACGCTGCTGCGCGGCCCCCTGGAGTCCGCGGGGCTCGGCGACGCGTCCGGGCCGGTGGCCACCGTGCTCGGCGTGGTGCTCTCCACGATCGTGCTCATGGTGATCGGCGAGCTGGTCCCGAAGAACTGGGCGATCTCGCGCCCGCTGGCCGTCGCCAAGGTCGTGGCCGGGCCGCAGCGCGGCTTCACCGCCGCGTTCGGGCCGCTGATCCGGCACCTGAACACCATGGCGAACCACCTGGTGCGCCGCGCCGGTCTCGAACCCGCGGAGGAACTGGCCTCCGCCCGCACCCCCCAGGAGCTGGTCGCGCTGGCGCGGCACTCCGCGGCGCAGGGGGTGCTGCCGCCGGACTCGGCCGAGCTGTTCGTGCGCACGCTGAACCTCAGCGAACTCACCGCGCAGAACGTCATGACACCGCGCGTGGACGTGCACGCGCTGCCGGTCTCCGCGACCGCGGCCGAGGCCGCCGCGCTCACCCGGAGCACGGGGCACTCCCGCTTCCCCGTCTACCGGGACATCCTCGACGAGGTCGTCGGCACGGTCCACATCAAGGACGTGCTCGCGCTCGAAGCCTCGGAACGGGCCACGACGCCGGTGACGCGGCTGATGAAGCAGCCCCTGCCGGTGCCCGACACGCTGCCCGTCGACCGCCTGCTCGACCAGTTGCGCGGCGCCTCGTCGATGGCCCTCGTCATCGACGAGTACGGCGGAACGGCGGGTGTGGCGACCCTGGAGGACATCATCGAGGAGGTCGTCGGCGAGGTCCGCGACGAGCACGACCCGGTGGAGACACCCGACCTCGCGCCGGCCGGCGCGGGCCACTGGAACGCGGACGGGGGCCTGCGCGTCGACGAACTGGCGGCCATCGGCCTGTCCGTGCCCGACGGCCCCTACGAGACGGTCGCGGGACTGCTGGCGGCGCTGCTCGGCCGCATCCCGGAGACCGGTGACACGGCCGAGGTCGAGGGCTGGCGCCTGACGGTGCTCGCCACCGCGCACCACCGCGCCGACCGGGTCCGCGTCACCGCCCCGTCCGACACGACCACGGGGGACCCCCGATGA
- a CDS encoding sporulation protein, whose product MVFKRLLGSLGVGGPTVDTVLDGGPVPPGGQLNGQVHLEGGNADVDIEHITLELLAHVEAEGHDGEEQEGGVTFERFTVAGAFRLGEGERTSVPFSVVLPWETPVTELYGQPLGIVLGVRTELSVAGARDKGDLDPLTVGVLPAQEAVLEALGNLGFGFVSADLELGQIHGTGQQLPFYQEIELTPPPHLAHTVNEIEVTFLASPGGVEVVLEADKRGGLFTGGHDALQRHFVDHAAVAHTDWTAEVDGWIRALVERHAAFAAQHGHQPYDGGYAHKDDGGHGGHDEQGGRSGPGMGTVIAAGAAGLAVGVVGGMVAAEVIDEVGDFFEGDEEEEG is encoded by the coding sequence ATGGTGTTCAAACGGCTGCTCGGCTCACTCGGGGTGGGCGGCCCCACGGTGGACACAGTGCTCGACGGCGGCCCGGTGCCGCCCGGCGGGCAGCTGAACGGGCAGGTCCACCTCGAAGGCGGGAACGCCGACGTCGACATCGAGCACATCACGCTGGAGCTGCTCGCGCACGTCGAGGCCGAGGGCCACGACGGCGAGGAGCAGGAGGGCGGGGTGACCTTCGAGCGGTTCACGGTCGCCGGAGCCTTCCGGCTGGGCGAGGGCGAGCGGACCTCCGTTCCCTTCTCGGTCGTCCTGCCCTGGGAGACCCCGGTGACCGAGCTGTACGGCCAGCCGCTCGGCATCGTGCTCGGCGTCCGCACCGAGCTGTCCGTCGCCGGCGCGCGCGACAAGGGGGACCTCGACCCGCTGACGGTCGGGGTGCTGCCCGCGCAGGAGGCCGTCCTCGAAGCACTGGGGAACCTCGGCTTCGGCTTCGTCTCGGCCGACCTCGAACTGGGGCAGATCCACGGCACCGGGCAGCAGCTGCCGTTCTACCAGGAGATCGAGCTGACCCCGCCGCCGCACCTGGCGCACACGGTCAACGAGATCGAGGTGACGTTCCTCGCCTCGCCAGGCGGCGTCGAGGTCGTGCTTGAGGCCGACAAGCGCGGCGGGTTGTTCACCGGCGGCCACGACGCCCTCCAGCGGCACTTCGTCGACCACGCCGCCGTCGCGCACACCGACTGGACGGCCGAGGTCGACGGCTGGATCAGGGCCCTGGTCGAGCGGCACGCCGCGTTCGCGGCGCAGCACGGCCACCAGCCGTACGACGGCGGCTACGCCCACAAGGACGACGGGGGCCACGGCGGACACGACGAGCAGGGCGGCCGGAGCGGCCCCGGCATGGGCACCGTGATCGCCGCGGGTGCGGCGGGGCTCGCCGTGGGCGTGGTCGGCGGCATGGTGGCCGCCGAAGTCATCGACGAGGTCGGCGACTTCTTCGAGGGCGACGAGGAGGAAGAGGGCTGA
- a CDS encoding GNAT family N-acetyltransferase → MSATASAAAVRPARTGDLPAVAGIHRHYVLHSVATFEEEPHSVARWRARYDELSRLGLPFLVADADGGVAGYACAGPWRPKPAYRHTAEVSVYLAPGRTGRGLGTALLGRLVEDCAAAGLHSLVAVIAEPGGDASVALHRRLGFTPAGRLAEVGYKHGRLLDTALMQLLLPAAPGPGAPGP, encoded by the coding sequence ATGTCCGCAACCGCGTCGGCGGCGGCCGTCAGGCCCGCCAGGACCGGTGACCTGCCGGCGGTGGCCGGTATCCACCGGCACTACGTCCTGCACAGCGTGGCCACCTTCGAGGAGGAGCCGCACAGCGTGGCGCGGTGGCGGGCGCGGTACGACGAGCTGTCCCGGCTGGGGCTGCCGTTCCTCGTGGCGGACGCCGACGGCGGCGTCGCCGGGTACGCGTGCGCCGGCCCGTGGCGGCCGAAGCCGGCCTACCGGCACACCGCCGAGGTCTCCGTGTACCTGGCCCCCGGGCGGACCGGACGGGGGCTCGGCACCGCGCTGCTCGGGCGGCTGGTCGAGGACTGCGCGGCGGCGGGGCTGCACTCGCTGGTGGCGGTGATCGCCGAGCCCGGCGGCGACGCTTCGGTGGCGCTGCACCGCCGCCTGGGGTTCACGCCCGCCGGGCGGCTGGCGGAGGTGGGGTACAAGCACGGCCGCCTGCTCGACACCGCCCTGATGCAACTGCTGCTCCCCGCCGCGCCGGGGCCGGGAGCGCCGGGACCCTGA
- a CDS encoding NADP-dependent isocitrate dehydrogenase produces MTDSTIIYTHTDEAPALATYSFLPVVEAYAATAGVRVERRDISLAGRIIAVFPEYLEPEQRIDDALAELGELAQTPAANIIKLPNISASIPQLKAAIAELREQGYALPDYPDDPKTDEEREIRARYDKVKGSAVNPVLREGNSDRRAPASVKNYAKANPHRMGAWSADSKTNVAHMTADDFRSTEKSALIAEPGSLRIELAGDDGSTTVLRESVPVLAGEIVDASVMRVGALREFLAAQVARAKAEGILFSVHLKATMMKVSDPIIFGHVVRAFFPRTFAEHGATLAAAGLTPNDGLGGILKGLEALPDGEAIKASFDAELAEGPALAMVDSDRGITNLHVPSDVIVDASMPAMIRTSGHMWGPDGEEADTLAVIPDSSYAGIYQVVLDDCRANGAFDPATMGSVPNVGLMAQKAEEYGSHDKTFEIPATGTVRVLDGEGNAILEHAVSAGDVWRMCQTKDVPVRDWVKLAVTRARATGDPAVFWLDETRAHDAALIEKVRSYLPEHDTEGLRIEIMAPVDAIAFSLERIRRGENTISVTGNVLRDYLTDLFPILELGTSAKMLSVVPLINGGGLFETGAGGSAPKHVQQLVKENYLRWDSLGEFLALAVSFEHLAQTTGNARAQVLADTLDRATATFLTENKSPSRRVGGIDNRGSHFYLALYWAQELAAQSEDAELAKAFAPLARTLAEQEDTIVQQLAAVQGSPAEIGGYYQPDPQKAAAVMRPSAAFNEALATLG; encoded by the coding sequence GTGACTGACTCGACCATCATCTACACCCACACTGATGAGGCCCCGGCCCTGGCGACGTACTCGTTCCTGCCCGTGGTGGAGGCGTACGCCGCCACCGCGGGAGTGCGGGTCGAACGTCGCGACATCTCCCTCGCCGGCCGCATCATCGCCGTCTTCCCCGAATACCTGGAGCCGGAGCAGCGCATCGACGACGCCCTCGCCGAGCTGGGCGAGCTGGCGCAGACGCCCGCGGCCAACATCATCAAGCTGCCGAACATCTCCGCCTCGATCCCGCAGCTGAAGGCCGCGATCGCCGAGCTGCGCGAGCAGGGCTACGCGCTGCCCGACTACCCGGACGACCCGAAGACCGACGAGGAGCGCGAGATCCGCGCCCGCTACGACAAGGTCAAGGGCAGCGCGGTGAACCCGGTGCTGCGCGAGGGCAACTCCGACCGCCGCGCGCCCGCGTCGGTCAAGAACTACGCCAAGGCGAACCCGCACCGCATGGGTGCCTGGTCCGCCGACTCGAAGACGAACGTGGCGCACATGACCGCCGACGACTTCCGCTCCACGGAGAAGTCCGCGCTGATCGCGGAGCCCGGTTCGCTGCGCATCGAGCTGGCCGGGGACGACGGCAGCACCACGGTGCTGCGCGAGTCGGTGCCGGTGCTCGCGGGCGAGATCGTGGACGCGTCCGTCATGCGCGTGGGCGCCCTGCGCGAGTTCCTCGCGGCCCAGGTGGCCCGTGCCAAGGCGGAGGGCATCCTGTTCTCCGTGCACCTGAAGGCCACGATGATGAAGGTCTCCGACCCGATCATCTTCGGCCACGTGGTGCGCGCGTTCTTCCCGCGGACGTTCGCCGAGCACGGTGCGACCCTCGCCGCGGCGGGCCTGACCCCCAACGACGGGCTGGGCGGCATCCTCAAGGGCCTTGAGGCCCTGCCGGACGGCGAGGCGATCAAGGCGTCGTTCGACGCCGAGCTGGCCGAGGGCCCGGCGCTCGCCATGGTCGACTCCGACCGGGGCATCACCAACCTGCACGTGCCGAGCGACGTCATCGTCGACGCCTCGATGCCCGCGATGATCCGCACCTCCGGTCACATGTGGGGCCCGGACGGCGAGGAGGCGGACACCCTGGCCGTCATCCCGGACAGCAGCTACGCGGGCATCTACCAGGTCGTGCTCGACGACTGCCGCGCCAACGGCGCGTTCGACCCGGCGACGATGGGCTCGGTGCCCAACGTCGGCCTCATGGCGCAGAAGGCCGAGGAGTACGGCAGCCACGACAAGACCTTCGAGATTCCGGCCACCGGCACCGTCCGGGTGCTCGACGGCGAGGGCAACGCGATCCTGGAGCACGCGGTGAGCGCGGGCGACGTGTGGCGCATGTGCCAGACCAAGGACGTGCCGGTCCGCGACTGGGTCAAGCTCGCCGTGACCCGCGCGCGGGCGACCGGTGACCCGGCCGTGTTCTGGCTGGACGAGACCCGTGCGCACGACGCGGCGCTCATCGAGAAGGTCAGGTCCTACCTGCCCGAGCACGACACCGAGGGCCTGCGCATCGAGATCATGGCGCCGGTCGACGCCATCGCGTTCTCGCTTGAGCGCATCAGGCGCGGCGAGAACACGATCTCGGTCACCGGCAACGTGCTGCGCGACTACCTGACCGACCTGTTCCCCATCCTGGAGCTGGGCACGAGCGCGAAGATGCTGTCGGTCGTCCCGCTCATCAACGGCGGCGGCCTGTTCGAGACCGGGGCCGGCGGCTCGGCGCCCAAGCACGTGCAGCAGCTGGTCAAGGAGAACTACCTGCGCTGGGACAGCCTGGGCGAGTTCCTCGCGCTCGCGGTCAGCTTCGAGCACCTGGCGCAGACCACGGGCAACGCGCGGGCGCAGGTACTCGCGGACACCCTGGACCGGGCCACCGCGACGTTCCTGACCGAGAACAAGTCGCCCAGCCGCCGCGTGGGCGGCATCGACAACCGCGGCAGCCACTTCTACCTCGCCCTGTACTGGGCGCAGGAGCTGGCCGCGCAGAGCGAGGACGCCGAGCTGGCGAAGGCGTTCGCGCCGCTGGCGAGGACGCTGGCGGAGCAGGAGGACACCATCGTGCAGCAGCTCGCGGCGGTGCAGGGCTCCCCGGCCGAGATCGGCGGCTACTACCAGCCCGACCCGCAGAAGGCGGCGGCCGTCATGCGGCCCTCGGCGGCGTTCAACGAGGCGCTCGCGACCCTCGGCTGA
- a CDS encoding bifunctional helix-turn-helix transcriptional regulator/GNAT family N-acetyltransferase, whose translation MDAVQIDRVRRFNRAVTARLGVLHDHYLGRDRPVGEARLLWEIGEDGQDVRRLRESLGLDSGYLSRLLRSLQADGLVTVEPHARDRRVRTARLTAAGRAERRVLDDRSDELAGALLAPLNPAARDRLVAAMAEVERLLTAATVRVEAVDPGHPDAAHCLRSYAAELAERFDTGFDPALSLLPDAGELKPPRGLFLVARLNGEPVGCAGLRLPAGAPAEIKRMWVAPGSRGLGLARRLVAELEAAAVRHGHDLLRLDTNRALDAAVALYRACGFREVPAFNDERYAHHWFEKRIGPKAAE comes from the coding sequence ATGGATGCGGTTCAGATCGATCGGGTCCGGCGGTTCAACCGCGCCGTCACGGCACGCCTCGGCGTCCTGCACGACCACTACCTCGGCAGGGACCGGCCCGTGGGCGAGGCCAGACTGCTGTGGGAGATCGGGGAGGACGGGCAGGACGTGCGGCGCCTGCGCGAAAGCCTCGGCCTCGACTCGGGATACCTCAGCCGGCTCCTGCGCTCCCTCCAGGCCGACGGCCTGGTGACGGTCGAGCCGCACGCGCGCGACCGCCGCGTGCGCACCGCCCGGCTCACCGCCGCGGGCCGGGCCGAGCGCCGCGTCCTCGACGACCGCAGCGACGAACTGGCCGGCGCCCTGCTCGCGCCGCTCAACCCGGCCGCGCGCGACCGGCTGGTCGCCGCCATGGCCGAGGTCGAACGGCTGCTGACCGCCGCGACCGTCCGCGTCGAGGCCGTCGACCCCGGTCACCCCGACGCCGCGCACTGCCTGCGTTCCTATGCCGCCGAGCTGGCGGAACGCTTCGACACCGGCTTCGACCCGGCCCTGAGCCTGCTGCCCGACGCGGGAGAACTCAAGCCGCCGCGCGGCCTGTTCCTCGTCGCCAGGCTGAACGGGGAACCCGTGGGCTGCGCCGGTCTCAGGCTGCCGGCCGGGGCTCCGGCCGAGATCAAACGCATGTGGGTCGCACCGGGCAGCCGGGGCCTCGGCCTGGCGCGCCGCCTCGTCGCCGAGCTTGAGGCGGCGGCCGTCCGCCACGGTCACGACCTGCTGCGCCTCGACACGAACAGGGCCCTGGACGCGGCCGTCGCCCTCTACCGCGCCTGCGGCTTCCGCGAGGTGCCCGCGTTCAACGACGAGCGCTACGCCCACCACTGGTTCGAGAAGCGGATCGGGCCGAAGGCCGCGGAATGA
- a CDS encoding helix-turn-helix domain-containing protein, which produces MSIEEALSRLSEVPESPELTGQEPLPRVLAVAKILQAMAEVDERLRDVRREAILELRRQGMTIRQVAEAVGLSPGRVDQISRNSRV; this is translated from the coding sequence ATGAGCATTGAGGAAGCGCTGTCCCGTCTGAGCGAGGTCCCGGAATCCCCCGAGCTGACCGGACAGGAGCCGCTTCCGCGAGTGCTCGCCGTCGCGAAGATCCTCCAGGCCATGGCCGAGGTCGACGAACGCCTGCGGGACGTGCGACGCGAGGCCATCCTGGAATTGCGCCGCCAGGGCATGACGATCCGCCAGGTCGCCGAGGCGGTCGGCCTCAGCCCTGGCCGAGTCGACCAGATCTCCAGGAACTCACGCGTCTAG
- a CDS encoding AAA family ATPase, with protein sequence MDAQDTRDTAARLRAICDELSERFLERADVVRTLVVTLLAGQHSLLLGPPGTAKSELARELTGRIDGAAYWEILLSKFTAPTRMFGPIDVAALARGEYRQIYEGRATTAHVAFIDEIFKCSTAALNETLGFLNERIYHPESGGEPIRCPLIGAITASNELPAGEDTAAIYDRLLVRIEVGYLADPSNFAALVRSAVDRPVARKRTTVGLAALRHAVTEAVPAVDVPDPVVDAVCTLRAALRRRELVASDRRWRQAVGLLQASAHLDGRRAVAVTDLSVLTHVLWNAPAERPAVEREVLLVVNPDAGEALDLADGIDEVEAQLDAMAGQSREALSEWVIKKAHNKLATAGRRLEELRAEAASAGRSTAAIDRITGRQRAVRARVLTEALGVDASMVQDRL encoded by the coding sequence ATGGACGCACAGGACACGCGGGACACGGCGGCGCGACTGCGGGCGATCTGCGACGAGTTGTCGGAACGCTTCCTTGAGCGTGCCGACGTCGTGCGGACCCTCGTGGTGACGCTGCTCGCGGGGCAGCACTCGCTGCTGCTCGGCCCGCCGGGCACCGCGAAGTCGGAGCTGGCCAGGGAGCTGACCGGCCGGATCGACGGCGCGGCCTACTGGGAGATACTGCTGTCCAAGTTCACCGCGCCGACCCGCATGTTCGGGCCCATCGACGTCGCCGCGCTGGCCCGGGGCGAGTACCGCCAGATCTACGAGGGCCGCGCCACGACCGCGCACGTCGCGTTCATCGACGAGATCTTCAAGTGCTCGACGGCGGCGCTGAACGAGACCCTCGGCTTCCTCAACGAGCGGATCTACCACCCGGAGAGCGGCGGCGAGCCGATCCGCTGCCCCTTGATCGGCGCCATCACGGCGAGCAACGAGCTGCCGGCCGGCGAGGACACGGCCGCGATCTACGACCGCCTGCTGGTACGGATCGAGGTCGGCTACCTCGCGGACCCGTCGAACTTCGCGGCGCTGGTGCGCTCCGCGGTCGACCGCCCGGTGGCGCGGAAGCGGACCACGGTCGGACTGGCCGCGCTGCGACACGCCGTGACCGAAGCCGTTCCCGCCGTTGACGTCCCCGACCCGGTCGTGGACGCGGTGTGCACCCTGCGCGCCGCCCTGCGCCGCAGGGAACTCGTCGCCTCCGACCGCCGCTGGCGGCAGGCGGTCGGCCTGCTCCAGGCGTCCGCCCATCTCGACGGCCGCCGGGCCGTCGCCGTGACCGACCTGTCCGTGCTGACGCACGTGCTGTGGAACGCGCCGGCCGAACGGCCGGCCGTGGAGCGCGAGGTGCTGCTCGTGGTGAACCCCGACGCGGGGGAGGCGCTCGACCTGGCCGACGGCATCGATGAGGTGGAGGCCCAGCTCGACGCGATGGCAGGGCAGTCCCGCGAGGCGCTGAGCGAGTGGGTCATCAAGAAGGCGCACAACAAGCTGGCCACCGCGGGCCGGCGGCTTGAGGAACTGCGCGCGGAGGCGGCGAGCGCCGGCCGTTCCACCGCCGCCATCGACCGGATCACCGGCCGCCAGCGGGCCGTCCGGGCCCGCGTGCTCACCGAAGCGCTGGGCGTGGACGCGAGCATGGTGCAGGACCGGCTCTGA
- a CDS encoding VWA domain-containing protein, with protein sequence MSGAPNGPGEPPGMAGPPGAARERHTAAVVADRFDRITWRDTCEQSAALRELAAELGARHAGAADLMADVFLAAYQARPRLRDFREMAPTRLVNHRIVGSLVAAPHFADLHRETAGDPYAAAMAVLAQAAALRGMLERARTAQEQAAEAAQAAEAAHAAGPTADAPADRGARQAAEAAARAVAAAAPGLDAAARNAAARAARAVRHEAALMRAWGVGPGDLERMPFDRRARLAERLGTGRFAQWAELIGRFRQMAVGEHARAVESTAGELVGVTLGDDLSRVIPSELAHLGLPATRAVFAARYAAGELMLYDTTAERPAGRGAVIACVDTSHSMYAAGPGGVTREAWAKACALALLDQARRAGRDFVGILFSSADRTRVFRFPAGAPAGIDGVLDFAETFLGGGTSYQTPLTAARDLLADEFDAAARTRGDIVMITDDECDVTQEWLRDWREAKRRLAFRVFGVSVGAPGATAAGSVLDVLCDNVRSIEDLTDVHAAADLFRVI encoded by the coding sequence ATGAGCGGGGCACCGAACGGACCTGGCGAGCCGCCGGGCATGGCCGGCCCGCCCGGCGCCGCCCGCGAGCGGCACACCGCGGCCGTGGTCGCGGACCGGTTCGACCGGATCACCTGGCGCGACACGTGCGAGCAGTCGGCCGCGCTGCGCGAACTCGCCGCGGAACTCGGCGCGCGCCACGCCGGGGCGGCCGATCTGATGGCCGACGTGTTCCTCGCCGCCTACCAGGCCCGCCCGCGGCTGCGCGACTTTCGGGAGATGGCTCCCACCCGGCTGGTCAACCACCGGATCGTCGGCTCGCTCGTGGCGGCGCCGCACTTCGCGGACCTGCACCGGGAGACGGCGGGTGACCCGTACGCCGCCGCCATGGCCGTGCTCGCCCAGGCCGCCGCGCTGCGCGGCATGCTGGAGCGTGCCAGGACCGCCCAGGAACAGGCCGCCGAGGCCGCCCAAGCAGCCGAGGCCGCCCACGCCGCCGGGCCCACGGCGGACGCTCCCGCCGACCGGGGCGCCCGACAGGCCGCCGAGGCCGCCGCGCGCGCCGTCGCCGCCGCGGCCCCCGGCCTTGACGCCGCCGCGCGGAACGCGGCGGCGCGGGCCGCCCGGGCCGTGCGCCACGAGGCCGCGCTGATGCGGGCGTGGGGGGTCGGCCCCGGCGACCTCGAACGGATGCCGTTCGACCGGCGGGCCAGGCTCGCCGAGCGGCTGGGCACGGGCCGGTTCGCGCAGTGGGCCGAACTCATCGGCCGCTTCCGGCAGATGGCCGTCGGCGAGCACGCCCGCGCGGTGGAGAGCACCGCGGGTGAACTGGTCGGCGTCACGCTCGGCGACGACCTCTCCCGCGTCATCCCTTCCGAGCTGGCCCACCTCGGACTGCCCGCGACGCGCGCGGTGTTCGCCGCGCGCTACGCCGCCGGGGAGCTGATGCTCTACGACACCACGGCGGAACGGCCCGCCGGCCGGGGGGCCGTCATCGCCTGCGTGGACACCTCGCACTCCATGTACGCGGCCGGGCCCGGCGGTGTCACCCGGGAGGCGTGGGCGAAGGCGTGCGCGCTGGCGCTGCTCGACCAGGCCCGCCGTGCCGGGCGTGACTTCGTCGGCATCCTGTTCTCCTCCGCCGACCGGACGCGGGTCTTCCGTTTCCCGGCCGGCGCGCCCGCCGGCATCGACGGGGTCCTCGACTTCGCCGAGACCTTCCTCGGCGGGGGCACCAGCTACCAGACCCCGCTGACGGCGGCCCGCGACCTGCTGGCGGACGAGTTCGATGCCGCCGCCCGCACGCGCGGCGACATCGTGATGATCACCGACGACGAGTGCGACGTCACCCAGGAGTGGCTGCGCGACTGGCGGGAGGCCAAGCGCCGGCTGGCGTTCCGGGTCTTCGGCGTGTCCGTCGGCGCCCCCGGCGCCACCGCGGCGGGGTCGGTCCTCGACGTCCTGTGCGACAACGTGCGTTCCATCGAGGACCTCACCGACGTGCACGCCGCCGCCGACCTGTTCCGCGTGATCTGA
- a CDS encoding DUF5825 family protein, with product MTVSTSPPAVRAWRDYDAHTLDTPGMFLGEVPLSGPTDTLVDRLWDLGARRVELPGRVDLADPGDPEGTVRALGLVRDLTAQAVYTQWRLRLPASAPDWVPFCHLQPPAVLDGVPDAEAALARWRETHYLGKCQWRRGPGFFQLRDRRWGDLRRFTLTDDAYLAAVETLVPGARADDVPAPVLAAFEAEKLAWRVGDRVAWLPYAKRRWTQSAMLI from the coding sequence ATGACCGTGAGCACTTCGCCTCCGGCCGTCAGGGCCTGGCGCGACTACGACGCCCACACGCTGGACACGCCCGGCATGTTCCTGGGCGAGGTACCGCTGTCCGGGCCGACGGACACGCTCGTCGACCGGCTGTGGGATCTGGGCGCCCGCCGGGTCGAGCTGCCGGGACGCGTCGATCTCGCCGACCCGGGCGACCCGGAGGGCACGGTGCGCGCCCTCGGACTGGTCAGGGACCTGACCGCGCAGGCCGTCTACACGCAGTGGCGGCTGCGGCTGCCCGCCTCGGCGCCGGACTGGGTGCCGTTCTGCCACCTCCAGCCACCCGCCGTGCTCGACGGCGTACCGGATGCCGAAGCGGCGCTCGCCCGGTGGCGCGAGACCCACTACCTGGGCAAGTGCCAGTGGAGGCGAGGGCCCGGCTTCTTCCAGCTGCGCGACCGCAGGTGGGGCGACCTGCGACGGTTCACCCTGACGGACGACGCGTACCTCGCGGCCGTCGAAACGCTCGTGCCCGGCGCGCGGGCGGACGATGTACCCGCGCCGGTGCTGGCGGCGTTCGAGGCCGAGAAGCTGGCCTGGCGCGTCGGCGACCGGGTCGCCTGGCTGCCCTACGCCAAGCGCCGCTGGACGCAGTCCGCCATGCTCATCTGA